In Gossypium raimondii isolate GPD5lz chromosome 12, ASM2569854v1, whole genome shotgun sequence, a single window of DNA contains:
- the LOC105764246 gene encoding auxin-responsive protein SAUR32 — protein sequence MGKGKKGNLIIKTWERCKSIGRGRSRHAPAIYKKSKSWPSIDVSLEEEKRTRKNRVAPEGCFTVYVGPQKQRFVIKTEYANHPLFKILLEEAESEYGFTSEGPLMLPCNVDLFCKVLLAMDDGDNTIRQGCGFANGYGSYRLLTPPWMMATNQI from the coding sequence ATGGGGAAAGGCAAAAAGGGCAACCTGATAATCAAGACTTGGGAGCGATGCAAATCCATTGGCCGTGGCCGCTCAAGACACGCCCCAGCTATTTATAAAAAGAGCAAATCATGGCCATCAATTGATGTTTCTCTGGAAGAAGAGAAACGCACAAGGAAGAATCGAGTGGCTCCGGAAGGTTGCTTCACGGTGTATGTTGGACCCCAGAAACAAAGGTTCGTGATCAAAACCGAATACGCAAATCATCCGCTTTTCAAGATTCTACTCGAGGAAGCCGAGTCTGAATACGGATTCACCAGCGAAGGACCCCTTATGCTCCCCTGCAACGTTGATCTCTTTTGCAAGGTGTTACTGGCCATGGACGATGGCGACAATACCATCCGCCAAGGATGCGGTTTCGCCAATGGTTATGGTTCCTATCGCCTCCTCACCCCACCTTGGATGATGGCGACAAATCAGATCTAA